CGCAGCGCGAGCCGCGGAAGCCCTCAAGATCACGGCGAAAGAGCTTTGCGAACTGGGCCTGGTGGACGAGGTCATTCCTGAACCGCTGGGAGGCGCGCACAACGATTTTGCCGCCACAGCCGCGCGGCTCAAGAACCGGCTGCTGTTTCACCTGGACGAATTGCAGAAACTTTCCGAAGGCGACCGGCTTCAGCGACGCTATGCGAAATTCCGCGCCTTCGGCCATTTCCAGGAAAAACCACCCGCTCCCGCGAATCCTTAGTGGTCATGGGCATAAATACGATGACCACTTAGCTCCAGTGCTGTACCCGCTGACTTTTCATCCCATCTTCAAAGAGCGCATCTGGGGTGGGCGCAATTTGGCGAAGCTTTTCGGCAAGGACCTGCCGCCGGACAAACGGATCGGCGAGTCCTGGGAAATCACCGACCGGCCTGGAGGGGTGAGCGTCATCGCGCAAGGACCTTTGGCCGGCCAGAGCCTCCGGTGGCTCATGGAAACGAAGGCGGAGGAACTGCTCGGCCGCGGGCCGGCTTCGGATGGCCGGTTTCCCCTCCTGATCAAGATCCTGGATGCGACTGCGACGCTTTCCTTGCAAGTGCATCCGCCGGCTTCCGTCGCGGCCCATTTGGGCGGGGAACCGAAAACCGAAATGTGGTATATCGCGGATGCCCGGCCGGGCGCGGAACTTTTCGTCGGCTTGAAGCGCGGCGTTACGCGCCAGGAATTCGAGCAACGGATTGCCAATGGCACCGTCGCCGATTGTTTTCACCGGATTCAGGTCCGGCGTGGCGACGCGATG
Above is a window of Verrucomicrobiota bacterium DNA encoding:
- a CDS encoding mannose-6-phosphate isomerase — protein: MLYPLTFHPIFKERIWGGRNLAKLFGKDLPPDKRIGESWEITDRPGGVSVIAQGPLAGQSLRWLMETKAEELLGRGPASDGRFPLLIKILDATATLSLQVHPPASVAAHLGGEPKTEMWYIADARPGAELFVGLKRGVTRQEFEQRIANGTVADCFHRIQVRRGDAMFLPSGRVHAIGEGLVIFEIQQNSDTTYRVFDWNRLGDDGRPRDLHVAESLASIDFADFEPALVTAEFSGNQLRKRFLVAGPLFGVEECECAAATRCCVPNREMLILGVLSGKLRIEHEGSRIELDPGGFSLIPASVQEFVLEADAPARFLQARLAPDWKANR